The Acidimicrobiales bacterium genome has a segment encoding these proteins:
- a CDS encoding ATPase, T2SS/T4P/T4SS family, producing the protein MNERLVDQLRRIVAVEIGDEEARREQEDLPPLDQLDRTQMARSILRRELDGQWRAAQRRGEMTLNPDEEDHVIDSVLAGLFSTLPGLETYLARKDVTDIFVIGCDNVRVRTLDGREQRVPPVAESDERLIEQIQSLARKGGRLGLTSGVSNIEKEFSPARPLLDLQLSDGSRLAAVAWVSARPYVSVRRHPLVDADQYTLVNDWKMYDEGMASLLAAAMRARLNMLIAGGMGRGKTTLMRALLHECPPDERIVVLEQEAELQLGLDVRRHDHVLELMERPSNMEGQGAITLADLTWAVKRHAPDRIVVGEVRGPEVVFMLEAASDGIAGTLCTLHARSTRQTFEKLVNYARRGGAQFDRSDVLQTAAFALDLIVYIDLTPDRKRVISEVSQVVGYDVTDKQVITNEIFVPGPDRAAVRNPNAPMPVDLLDLLMEYGYDPDLHRDGPPLPGRPW; encoded by the coding sequence GTGAACGAGCGTCTCGTCGACCAGTTGCGCCGGATCGTCGCCGTGGAGATCGGCGACGAGGAGGCGCGCCGCGAGCAGGAGGACCTGCCGCCGCTCGACCAGCTCGACCGGACACAGATGGCCCGGTCGATCCTGCGCCGCGAGCTCGACGGGCAGTGGCGCGCCGCCCAGCGCCGCGGCGAGATGACCCTCAACCCGGACGAGGAGGACCACGTCATCGACTCGGTCCTCGCCGGGCTCTTCTCCACCCTGCCCGGCCTGGAGACCTACCTCGCCCGCAAGGACGTCACCGACATCTTCGTGATCGGCTGCGACAACGTGCGGGTGCGGACGCTCGACGGCCGCGAGCAGCGGGTGCCGCCGGTGGCCGAGTCCGACGAGCGGCTCATCGAGCAGATCCAGTCGCTGGCCCGGAAGGGCGGCCGCCTGGGCCTGACGTCCGGGGTGTCGAACATCGAGAAGGAGTTCTCGCCGGCCCGGCCGCTGCTCGACCTGCAGCTGTCCGACGGCTCCCGCCTCGCCGCGGTGGCGTGGGTGTCGGCCCGGCCCTACGTGTCGGTGCGCCGCCACCCGCTGGTCGATGCCGACCAGTACACACTGGTCAACGACTGGAAGATGTACGACGAGGGCATGGCCAGCCTGCTCGCCGCGGCGATGCGGGCCCGGCTCAACATGCTCATCGCCGGCGGCATGGGCCGGGGCAAGACCACGCTCATGCGCGCCCTGCTCCACGAGTGCCCGCCCGACGAGCGCATCGTCGTGCTGGAGCAGGAGGCCGAGCTGCAGCTCGGGCTGGACGTCCGGCGCCACGACCACGTGCTGGAGCTGATGGAGCGCCCCTCCAACATGGAGGGCCAGGGCGCCATCACGCTCGCCGACCTGACCTGGGCCGTGAAGCGGCACGCCCCCGACCGCATCGTGGTGGGCGAGGTGCGCGGGCCCGAGGTGGTGTTCATGCTGGAGGCGGCGTCGGACGGCATCGCCGGCACGCTCTGCACCCTGCACGCCCGTTCGACCCGGCAGACCTTCGAGAAGCTCGTCAACTACGCCCGCCGCGGCGGCGCGCAGTTCGACCGCTCCGACGTGCTGCAGACCGCGGCCTTCGCCCTCGACCTGATCGTCTACATCGACCTCACCCCCGACCGGAAGCGGGTGATCTCCGAGGTCAGCCAGGTGGTCGGCTACGACGTGACCGACAAGCAGGTCATCACCAACGAGATCTTCGTGCCCGGCCCCGACCGGGCCGCCGTGCGCAACCCCAACGCCCCCATGCCGGTCGACCTGCTCGACCTGCTGATGGAGTACGGCTACGACCCCGACCTGCACCGCGACGGCCCGCCGCTGCCCGGGAGGCCGTGGTGA
- a CDS encoding type II secretion system F family protein, whose translation MTAAILAGLLLGAGLWVAWVGLRPAPEPLGDILRRFDNPQRSRRLSQEEEADRDTRVGHYLLEAIPPLKSAVESAAQDLPMVGRTPEEHAARVASFGFFGLLLGPWLSIVSTATGNPLPPIVPGLIVLIGVPFGVLLPFTSLRSEAAERRRAFSHALSSWCDVVVMNLASGRGVEQAMETAAAAGQGWAFSMLRGSLRSGYVRGDTPWDALAQLGNDLGITDLDELASTVGMAGEEGAAVRETVAAKAQTIRQRITSETEEVAAAATERMSLPGVLLVIGFLIFLGYPAISATFQIGS comes from the coding sequence GTGACCGCCGCGATCCTCGCCGGGCTGCTGCTGGGCGCCGGGCTGTGGGTGGCCTGGGTGGGGCTGCGGCCCGCGCCCGAGCCCCTGGGCGACATCCTGCGCCGCTTCGACAACCCGCAGCGCTCCCGTCGCCTCAGCCAGGAGGAGGAGGCCGACCGCGACACCCGGGTGGGCCACTACCTGCTCGAAGCGATCCCCCCGCTGAAGAGCGCCGTCGAGAGCGCCGCCCAGGACCTGCCCATGGTCGGCCGCACGCCCGAGGAGCACGCCGCCCGCGTGGCGTCGTTCGGGTTCTTCGGCCTGCTGCTCGGCCCGTGGCTGAGCATCGTGTCGACGGCCACCGGCAACCCCCTCCCCCCGATCGTGCCCGGGCTGATCGTGCTCATCGGCGTGCCGTTCGGGGTGCTCCTGCCCTTCACCAGCCTGCGCAGCGAGGCCGCCGAACGGCGCCGCGCCTTCTCCCACGCCCTCTCGTCGTGGTGCGACGTCGTGGTGATGAACCTGGCGTCGGGCCGGGGCGTGGAGCAGGCGATGGAGACCGCCGCGGCCGCCGGCCAGGGCTGGGCGTTCAGCATGCTGCGCGGCTCCCTGCGCTCCGGCTACGTGCGCGGCGACACGCCCTGGGACGCACTCGCCCAGCTCGGCAACGACCTGGGCATCACAGACCTCGACGAACTGGCCAGCACTGTCGGGATGGCCGGCGAGGAGGGGGCCGCGGTGCGAGAGACCGTGGCCGCCAAGGCACAGACGATCCGGCAGCGCATCACGTCGGAGACCGAGGAGGTGGCAGCAGCAGCGACCGAGCGGATGAGCCTGCCCGGTGTGCTGCTGGTGATCGGCTTCCTGATCTTCCTCGGCTACCCGGCGATATCAGCGACATTCCAGATCGGCAGTTAG
- a CDS encoding TadE/TadG family type IV pilus assembly protein, producing the protein MPIVFTLFFTVIQVSFWYHGRSVATATAHHALEAARSYNATAEDGRTAADEFVGIAGGIKDVQVDVDRGAEEVVVTIDAEPVSVVPGLQKHIQVVLTGPVERIVE; encoded by the coding sequence ATGCCGATCGTGTTCACCCTGTTCTTCACGGTGATCCAGGTCAGCTTCTGGTACCACGGTCGGTCGGTGGCCACGGCCACCGCCCACCATGCGCTGGAGGCCGCGCGCTCCTACAACGCCACCGCCGAGGACGGCCGCACGGCCGCCGACGAGTTCGTCGGCATCGCCGGCGGCATCAAGGACGTGCAGGTCGACGTCGATCGAGGGGCCGAGGAGGTCGTCGTGACCATCGACGCCGAGCCGGTCTCGGTGGTGCCGGGCCTGCAGAAGCACATCCAGGTGGTCCTGACGGGCCCGGTCGAGAGGATCGTGGAGTGA
- a CDS encoding TadE/TadG family type IV pilus assembly protein, which translates to MIRRGRRPGQGDGRGRDRGSAALEMVALLPIHMGFIMAVVFIGKANNGAQNVEAAARSAARTISIGDNRNPDAAVDAARAQAADMVDEGGSFCPAMVWEPLIVLNDPPEDPSTVTVTITCHVDMSQATGLGMPGTFEVTATSTEVIDPYREEAP; encoded by the coding sequence GTGATCCGCCGGGGGCGGCGACCGGGGCAGGGCGACGGGCGCGGCCGGGATCGGGGCTCGGCCGCTCTGGAGATGGTGGCGCTCCTGCCGATCCACATGGGGTTCATCATGGCGGTCGTGTTCATCGGCAAGGCGAACAACGGCGCCCAGAACGTCGAGGCTGCGGCGCGCAGCGCGGCGCGCACGATCAGCATCGGTGACAACCGCAACCCCGACGCCGCCGTGGACGCGGCGCGCGCCCAGGCCGCTGACATGGTCGACGAGGGCGGCAGCTTCTGCCCGGCGATGGTGTGGGAACCCCTCATCGTCCTCAACGACCCGCCCGAGGACCCGTCGACCGTGACCGTGACGATCACCTGCCACGTCGACATGTCGCAGGCCACCGGCCTGGGGATGCCGGGCACGTTCGAGGTGACGGCCACGTCGACCGAAGTGATCGACCCGTACCGGGAGGAAGCGCCGTGA
- a CDS encoding BTAD domain-containing putative transcriptional regulator: protein MRRVRALLQMLGALAVLGGLLGGIPWALLRFGDWPITGVPTWEQVVDLPTTVVTDEALFAVLTLALWASWALFAGSVVAEVGAQVQGRTSELNFGGPVQRLAGRLVGSVVVSFGSFTSMAATAVPVMAAPAPATPVELHVGDVAAPSAVWSSAATGAGVHIDLDAQGQPVPSSSTSTPSQATRTINVERGDTSWSLAVEHLGDGLRWREIWELNQHRVQPDGETWANASASVRPGWELVIPVTGTGAGFEEPAQETTTTSTPTSAPSTSTPSSTSVPAPPQQTPPPAQTPPPPTAPPVADGELVVMKGDNFWDLAEAELAEQWGRAPTDAEVVPYWQQLIEANRDRLLPPEDPDLIYPAQMFTVPATPADPLAPPLPPAPPGAGSGSDAPEPPADGSGTETPPTTENQTPPSTEQQTDGTTPTTEQQGESPPPTEPSDEETPPSTEESEEETPPSTEDQAPPSTDSSGGMGGIPGSGDAPPVTGDGPEPGGGDTPPSTDGSVDSPPSTDEAPVDEVPADTPPPADAGEVPPTDSGTGEPTRPTATPTPETISHQEESSGVHKGLLYGGVALAGVLLMVERRRRAQLRRRARGHIAAMPPPDMQHDERELRYGADVDGARLLDVALRAAAAASGAAGLPPVRWVEASGNAVILVLDSPSPPPRGFMSLDLSSWMTAASFEELAAIAARRDMPTPTLIPLGSSADGTEVLVELEASPVVSVSGPMDQTLGLLRAMAVAASTAPWSEQSRVLLVGMEGELTEMPWVTSVPRLADALDEAEAHSTRINTALRTLRCQTTAQARAAGVGVEASEPLVVVSAVRPNDLGERQRLTALTNRPHGGVAVITPANGTPIGRLMSIGDDGWLRIAGIDKEVQPHRLDTDDTSVVVALLDVAARHEDVPIEDVFQQMDVRRPPSAMVTVPDVPPPSSAPLPGFLPDDHAPFAPPLAPPVAPPPPPVAPPVAPPPPPPVEPEVEVEPQVDADILAPFLHEVPDDVFEDVDEVDIAPAPPPPPPPAPPPLPPPPTPVPPPPPPLEVPEPVVAAVPAPIEEPEEAPVRDLAALMDDVDVLVRVFGEVQAVRPPRHEHDVEAPLLPTRQKGLEAIVYLALRESSVDREDLEINLFPDGANASKTVYNTISSARALVGEDLFPRTEGGRYELSERVLTDYGLFCDLVAQAEATDDVEEAANLLGEALGLVRGEPFVGVGRSYAWVGPHRGMIVAQVVDAAEELAEIRLATGDWRLAEWAARRGLRAFPSDERMYRLLMRAARAAGNVPGVQRVFRELCDVIADPDMGVEPEDTLHPETVALLEELTRRSSPSREHRSA, encoded by the coding sequence GTGAGACGTGTACGTGCGTTGCTGCAGATGCTCGGTGCCCTCGCGGTCCTGGGCGGCCTGCTCGGCGGCATCCCCTGGGCACTGCTGCGCTTCGGCGACTGGCCCATCACCGGTGTCCCCACCTGGGAGCAGGTCGTCGACCTGCCCACCACGGTCGTCACCGACGAGGCCCTGTTCGCCGTGCTGACGCTGGCGCTGTGGGCCAGCTGGGCGCTGTTCGCCGGCAGCGTCGTGGCCGAGGTCGGGGCCCAGGTGCAGGGGCGCACGTCGGAGCTCAACTTCGGCGGGCCGGTGCAGCGGCTCGCCGGGCGGCTGGTCGGGTCGGTGGTGGTGAGCTTCGGGTCGTTCACGTCGATGGCGGCGACCGCGGTGCCGGTGATGGCCGCGCCCGCGCCGGCGACGCCGGTGGAGCTCCACGTGGGCGACGTGGCCGCACCCAGCGCGGTGTGGTCGTCGGCGGCCACCGGGGCGGGCGTGCACATCGATCTCGACGCCCAGGGGCAGCCGGTGCCGTCGTCGTCCACGTCGACGCCGTCGCAGGCCACCCGCACGATCAACGTCGAGCGCGGCGACACGTCGTGGTCGCTGGCGGTGGAGCACCTGGGCGACGGCCTGCGCTGGCGGGAGATCTGGGAGCTCAACCAGCACCGGGTGCAGCCCGACGGCGAGACGTGGGCCAACGCGTCCGCGTCCGTGCGGCCGGGCTGGGAGCTGGTGATCCCGGTCACGGGCACCGGGGCCGGCTTCGAGGAGCCGGCGCAGGAGACGACGACGACCTCGACGCCGACGTCGGCTCCCTCGACGTCGACGCCGTCGAGCACCAGCGTCCCGGCGCCGCCGCAGCAGACCCCGCCCCCGGCGCAGACCCCGCCGCCGCCCACCGCGCCGCCCGTCGCGGACGGGGAGCTCGTGGTGATGAAGGGCGACAACTTCTGGGACCTGGCCGAGGCCGAGCTGGCCGAGCAGTGGGGCCGGGCGCCGACCGACGCCGAGGTCGTGCCCTACTGGCAGCAGCTGATCGAGGCCAACCGCGACCGGCTGCTGCCGCCCGAGGACCCCGACCTCATCTACCCCGCCCAGATGTTCACGGTCCCGGCGACCCCGGCCGACCCGCTGGCACCGCCCCTGCCGCCGGCACCGCCCGGGGCGGGCTCGGGCTCCGACGCGCCGGAACCGCCCGCCGACGGGTCGGGCACCGAGACGCCGCCGACCACCGAGAACCAGACCCCACCGTCCACCGAGCAGCAGACTGACGGGACGACACCGACCACCGAGCAGCAGGGCGAGTCTCCGCCGCCCACCGAGCCGTCCGACGAGGAGACCCCGCCGTCCACCGAGGAGTCGGAGGAGGAGACCCCACCGTCGACCGAGGACCAGGCCCCGCCGTCGACCGACTCGTCCGGCGGCATGGGCGGCATCCCCGGCTCGGGCGACGCCCCGCCGGTCACCGGCGACGGTCCCGAACCCGGCGGCGGCGACACGCCACCGTCGACCGACGGCTCGGTCGACTCCCCACCGTCGACCGACGAGGCGCCGGTGGACGAGGTACCGGCCGACACCCCGCCGCCCGCCGACGCGGGCGAGGTCCCGCCGACGGACAGCGGGACCGGCGAGCCGACCCGACCCACCGCGACGCCCACCCCCGAGACGATCAGCCACCAGGAGGAGAGCAGCGGCGTCCACAAGGGGCTGCTGTACGGCGGCGTCGCCCTGGCCGGCGTGCTGCTGATGGTCGAGCGGCGACGTCGGGCCCAGCTGCGGCGCCGGGCCCGGGGCCACATCGCCGCCATGCCCCCGCCCGACATGCAGCACGACGAGCGGGAGCTGCGCTACGGCGCCGACGTCGACGGGGCCCGGCTGCTCGACGTGGCGCTGCGGGCCGCCGCCGCCGCCTCGGGCGCCGCCGGGCTGCCGCCGGTGCGCTGGGTCGAGGCCAGCGGCAACGCGGTGATCCTGGTGCTGGACTCGCCGTCACCGCCGCCGCGGGGCTTCATGTCGCTCGACCTCAGCTCGTGGATGACCGCAGCGTCGTTCGAGGAGCTGGCCGCCATCGCCGCCCGCCGCGACATGCCCACACCCACGCTGATCCCCCTGGGCAGCAGTGCCGACGGCACCGAGGTGCTGGTGGAGCTGGAGGCGAGCCCGGTGGTGTCGGTGTCGGGGCCGATGGACCAGACGCTCGGGCTGCTCCGGGCGATGGCGGTGGCGGCGTCGACCGCCCCGTGGAGCGAGCAGTCGCGGGTCCTGCTGGTGGGCATGGAGGGCGAGCTCACCGAGATGCCGTGGGTCACGTCGGTGCCACGCCTGGCCGACGCCCTCGACGAGGCCGAGGCGCACTCCACCCGGATCAACACGGCCCTGCGCACGCTGCGCTGCCAGACCACGGCCCAGGCCCGGGCGGCCGGGGTGGGCGTCGAGGCGTCGGAGCCGCTGGTGGTGGTGAGCGCGGTGCGGCCCAACGACCTGGGCGAGCGGCAGCGGCTCACCGCCCTGACGAACCGGCCGCACGGCGGGGTGGCGGTGATCACGCCGGCGAACGGCACGCCGATCGGGCGGCTGATGTCGATCGGCGACGACGGCTGGCTGCGCATCGCCGGGATCGACAAGGAGGTGCAGCCCCACCGCCTCGACACCGACGACACCAGCGTGGTGGTCGCGCTGCTCGACGTCGCGGCCCGCCACGAGGACGTGCCGATCGAGGATGTGTTCCAGCAGATGGACGTGCGCCGACCGCCCAGCGCGATGGTCACCGTGCCCGACGTGCCCCCACCGTCGTCGGCGCCGCTGCCGGGGTTCCTGCCCGACGACCACGCCCCGTTCGCCCCGCCGCTGGCACCCCCGGTCGCACCGCCGCCCCCGCCGGTCGCACCCCCTGTCGCACCGCCGCCGCCTCCGCCGGTCGAGCCCGAGGTCGAGGTCGAGCCCCAGGTCGACGCCGACATCCTGGCGCCCTTCCTGCACGAGGTGCCCGACGACGTGTTCGAAGACGTCGACGAGGTCGACATCGCTCCCGCTCCCCCTCCCCCTCCCCCTCCCGCTCCCCCTCCCCTTCCGCCACCACCGACCCCAGTACCCCCGCCGCCTCCCCCGCTCGAGGTGCCGGAACCCGTGGTGGCGGCGGTGCCCGCCCCGATCGAGGAGCCCGAGGAGGCACCCGTGCGCGACCTGGCCGCCCTGATGGACGACGTGGACGTGCTGGTCCGGGTGTTCGGCGAGGTGCAGGCCGTCCGACCGCCGCGCCACGAGCACGACGTCGAGGCGCCGCTGCTGCCCACCCGGCAGAAGGGCCTCGAGGCGATCGTCTACCTGGCGCTGCGGGAGTCGTCGGTCGACCGTGAGGACCTGGAGATCAACCTCTTCCCCGACGGCGCCAACGCCTCGAAGACCGTCTACAACACGATCAGCTCGGCCCGGGCGCTGGTGGGCGAGGACCTGTTCCCCCGCACCGAGGGCGGCCGCTACGAGCTGTCCGAACGGGTGCTCACCGACTACGGCCTGTTCTGCGACCTGGTGGCGCAGGCCGAGGCGACCGACGACGTCGAGGAGGCCGCCAACCTGCTGGGCGAGGCCCTCGGCCTGGTGCGCGGCGAGCCGTTCGTGGGTGTCGGGCGCAGCTACGCCTGGGTGGGGCCGCACCGGGGGATGATCGTGGCCCAGGTGGTCGACGCCGCCGAGGAGCTGGCCGAGATCCGCCTGGCCACCGGCGACTGGCGGCTGGCCGAGTGGGCCGCCCGGCGGGGCCTGCGGGCGTTCCCGAGCGACGAGCGGATGTACCGCCTGCTCATGCGGGCCGCCCGGGCCGCCGGCAACGTCCCGGGCGTGCAGCGGGTCTTCCGCGAGCTGTGCGACGTCATCGCCGACCCCGACATGGGCGTCGAACCCGAGGACACCCTCCACCCCGAGACCGTCGCCCTCCTGGAAGAGCTCACGCGCCGCTCCTCTCCCTCCCGGGAGCACCGCAGCGCGTGA
- a CDS encoding discoidin domain-containing protein → MSRSSPPHPVRPRRLAAILAKAVVLAVAIAATAVPHPAAAAGGPNLAVGRTATASSAKAPHVAANLNDGNQSTYWESTNGVFPQWAQVDLGSSTAVDQVVLKLPSSWGSRSQTLTVQGSVDGSSFTTIVPSAGRAFNPASNNAVTIDFVATTTRFVRVNITANTGWPAGQLSELEVYGVVGGPGGGGGTNLAVGKPITGSSFVHVFVAANANDNNLATYWEGAPGAYPSTLTVDLGANAALSSIVLKLNPDPAWGPRTQTLQVLGRDQGSSSFTTIAASAGYAFSPATGNTVTIPVTATAAAVRLQFTANTGASNGQVAELQVIGTPAPNPDLTVTNTSWSPGSPVETDAVTLSATVRNAGDRPAAATTVDLFLGDTRVATVPVGGLAAGASTTVSANIGARTAGSYPVRAVVDPSGTVIEKNETNNAYTHPSPLVVAAVASSDLVASAVSWTPNNPSAGDAVTFSVAIRNQGTVASAGGSHGVTVTVRDASGAIVRTLTGAHTGTLAPGATAPPVSLGTWTAANGNHTATVELAADANELPVKRANNTSTHSLFVGRGANMPYDMYEAEAGVVGGGAGVVGPNRTVGDLAGEASGRRAVTLNSTGSFVQFTTNASTNTLVTRFSIPDAPGGGGTTATLNIYVNGQFLKPITLTSRYAWLYGAEASPNNSPGSGPARHIYDEANVMLGTTVPAGSTIRLQKDAANSSSYAIDFVSLEQVTAIPNPDPARYVVPTGFGHQDVQNALDRFRMDTTGQLLGVYLPAGEYQTSSKFQVYGKPVRLVGAGPWFTRFNAPAGQENSDIGFRAENTVNGSTFSGFAYFGNYTSRIDGPGKVFDFQNVANITIDNIWAEHQVCLYWGTNTDNMVIRNSRARNLFADALNMTNGSINNLVSNIESRASGDDSFALFAATDAGGGEQTGNVYENLTSILTWRAAGVAVYGGFNNVFRNIYIADTLVYSGITISSLDFGIPMLGFGASPPTRFENISIVRAGGHFWGAQTFPAIWMFSASKVFQGIRVSDVDIVDPTYSGIMFQTNYVGGQPQNPVTDSVFTDVSITGARRSGDQFDAKSGFGIWVNELPEPGQGPAVGSATFDNLQMSNNAQDIRNTTSTFDVVVN, encoded by the coding sequence ATGTCCAGATCGAGCCCGCCCCACCCAGTCCGTCCCCGGCGACTTGCCGCCATCCTGGCGAAGGCCGTCGTCCTCGCCGTGGCGATCGCCGCTACCGCCGTCCCTCACCCCGCCGCCGCAGCCGGCGGTCCGAACCTCGCCGTCGGCCGGACGGCGACGGCCAGCAGCGCCAAAGCGCCGCACGTCGCCGCCAACCTCAACGACGGCAACCAGTCCACCTACTGGGAGAGCACCAACGGCGTGTTCCCCCAGTGGGCCCAGGTCGACCTGGGCAGCAGCACCGCCGTCGACCAGGTGGTGCTGAAGCTGCCGAGCAGCTGGGGAAGCCGGTCGCAGACGCTCACCGTCCAGGGCAGCGTCGACGGCAGCAGCTTCACGACGATCGTCCCGTCCGCCGGCCGGGCGTTCAACCCGGCGTCCAACAATGCCGTCACGATCGACTTCGTGGCCACGACCACCCGGTTCGTCCGGGTCAACATCACCGCCAACACCGGTTGGCCCGCCGGCCAGCTGTCCGAGCTCGAGGTCTACGGCGTCGTGGGAGGCCCCGGCGGGGGCGGTGGCACGAACCTGGCGGTCGGCAAGCCGATCACCGGCTCGTCCTTCGTCCACGTGTTCGTGGCCGCCAACGCCAACGACAACAACCTCGCCACCTACTGGGAGGGCGCACCCGGCGCCTACCCGAGCACGCTGACCGTCGACCTCGGCGCCAACGCCGCGCTCAGCTCGATCGTGCTGAAGCTGAACCCCGACCCCGCCTGGGGTCCCCGCACCCAGACGCTGCAGGTCCTCGGCCGCGACCAGGGCAGCAGCTCGTTCACCACCATCGCGGCGTCGGCCGGCTACGCGTTCAGCCCGGCCACGGGGAACACGGTGACGATCCCGGTCACGGCGACGGCCGCGGCCGTCCGGCTCCAGTTCACCGCCAACACCGGAGCGTCGAACGGGCAGGTGGCGGAGCTCCAGGTGATCGGCACGCCCGCACCGAACCCCGACCTCACCGTCACCAACACGTCGTGGAGCCCCGGCTCACCGGTCGAGACCGACGCCGTGACCCTGTCCGCCACGGTCCGGAACGCCGGCGATCGCCCGGCCGCCGCGACCACCGTCGACCTCTTCCTCGGCGACACCCGCGTCGCCACCGTGCCCGTGGGCGGCCTCGCCGCCGGGGCCAGCACCACCGTCTCGGCCAACATCGGCGCCCGCACCGCCGGGTCCTACCCGGTGCGGGCCGTCGTCGACCCGTCCGGCACGGTGATCGAGAAGAACGAGACCAACAACGCCTACACGCACCCGTCCCCGCTGGTCGTGGCCGCGGTCGCCTCGTCGGACCTCGTCGCCTCGGCGGTGTCGTGGACGCCGAACAACCCGTCGGCCGGTGACGCCGTCACGTTCTCGGTCGCGATCAGGAACCAGGGCACCGTCGCCTCCGCCGGCGGCTCCCACGGCGTGACCGTGACCGTGCGGGACGCGAGCGGCGCCATCGTGCGGACCCTCACGGGCGCGCACACCGGCACCCTCGCCCCCGGGGCGACCGCACCCCCGGTCTCGCTCGGCACGTGGACGGCCGCCAACGGCAACCACACCGCCACCGTCGAGCTCGCGGCCGACGCCAACGAGCTGCCCGTCAAGCGGGCCAACAACACCAGCACCCACTCGCTGTTCGTCGGTCGCGGGGCCAACATGCCCTACGACATGTACGAGGCCGAGGCCGGCGTGGTCGGTGGCGGCGCCGGGGTGGTCGGGCCGAACCGGACCGTCGGCGACCTCGCCGGCGAGGCGTCCGGCCGCCGGGCCGTCACGTTGAACAGCACGGGCTCCTTCGTGCAGTTCACCACCAACGCCAGCACCAACACCCTGGTCACCCGGTTCTCCATCCCGGACGCACCGGGCGGCGGCGGGACGACCGCGACGCTGAACATCTACGTCAACGGCCAGTTCCTCAAGCCGATCACCCTCACGTCGCGGTACGCCTGGCTGTACGGCGCCGAAGCCAGCCCGAACAACTCGCCGGGCTCCGGTCCGGCCCGGCACATCTACGACGAGGCGAACGTCATGCTCGGCACCACGGTGCCGGCCGGGAGCACCATCCGGCTGCAGAAGGACGCCGCCAACTCGTCGAGCTACGCGATCGACTTCGTCAGCCTCGAGCAGGTGACGGCGATCCCGAACCCGGACCCGGCCCGCTACGTCGTGCCCACCGGGTTCGGCCACCAGGACGTGCAGAACGCGCTCGACCGGTTCCGCATGGACACGACGGGCCAGCTCCTGGGCGTGTACCTGCCGGCCGGCGAGTACCAGACGTCCTCCAAGTTCCAGGTGTACGGCAAGCCGGTGCGGCTCGTCGGGGCGGGGCCGTGGTTCACCCGGTTCAACGCCCCCGCGGGGCAGGAGAACTCCGACATCGGGTTCCGGGCCGAGAACACGGTGAACGGCTCGACCTTCTCGGGGTTCGCCTACTTCGGGAACTACACGTCCCGGATCGACGGCCCCGGCAAGGTGTTCGACTTCCAGAACGTGGCGAACATCACCATCGACAACATCTGGGCCGAGCACCAGGTCTGCCTCTACTGGGGCACCAACACCGACAACATGGTGATCAGGAACTCGCGAGCGCGGAACCTGTTCGCCGATGCCCTCAACATGACCAACGGCAGCATCAACAACCTCGTGAGCAACATCGAGTCCCGCGCCTCGGGCGACGACAGCTTCGCCCTGTTCGCGGCCACCGACGCCGGCGGCGGCGAGCAGACGGGCAACGTCTACGAGAACCTGACGTCGATCCTGACCTGGCGGGCCGCCGGCGTCGCGGTCTACGGCGGGTTCAACAACGTCTTCCGGAACATCTACATCGCCGACACGCTCGTCTACTCGGGCATCACGATCAGCTCGCTCGACTTCGGGATCCCGATGCTCGGGTTCGGCGCGAGCCCGCCCACCCGGTTCGAGAACATCTCGATCGTCCGGGCCGGCGGCCACTTCTGGGGGGCGCAGACGTTCCCGGCGATCTGGATGTTCTCGGCGTCGAAGGTGTTCCAGGGCATCCGGGTGAGCGACGTCGACATCGTCGACCCGACCTACTCGGGGATCATGTTCCAGACCAACTACGTCGGCGGTCAACCCCAGAACCCGGTCACCGACAGCGTGTTCACCGACGTCTCGATCACGGGCGCCCGCAGGAGCGGTGACCAGTTCGACGCCAAGTCGGGCTTCGGCATCTGGGTCAACGAGCTACCCGAACCCGGCCAGGGCCCGGCCGTCGGCTCGGCGACCTTCGACAACCTGCAGATGAGCAACAACGCCCAGGACATCAGGAACACGACGTCCACGTTCGACGTCGTCGTCAACTAG